A region of Pirellulaceae bacterium DNA encodes the following proteins:
- a CDS encoding HlyD family efflux transporter periplasmic adaptor subunit, with the protein MVSLADSLVSSASRRLPLRMRPDLSVRYHKYQGKPYWVIKEPVGLKYYRFQEEEYSILLMMDGTCSFEDVKERFEQEYAPQKISLQDLQHFIGMLHRSGLLITDAEGQGPQLRKRRDETGRKEMFQKVSNVLAIRFKGVDPDKFLNWLAPYTNWFFTKWAVIFFVTLGIAALLLVGSQFETFRARLPAFHEFFGPQNWIYLGCTLAITKVLHEFGHGLSCKRFGGECHEIGVMILVLTPCLYCNVSDSWLLPSKWHRAAIGAAGMYVEIVLATIATFVWWFSYEETTINNIALSVMFICSVSTVLFNGNPLLRFDGYYIMADIAEIPNLRQKASKILHRLMGQYMLGIEQQEDPFLPQHNRWFFALYTLAAVAYRWVVVFSIFLFLNKVLEPYGLKVLGQMVAMAGLFGLVVQPTWQFGKFLHTPGRMHQVKKKNVFITTAIIAAFVAAFCYVPLPYSVKCAVEVAPKNERNVYALIPGIFEELNVRPGDEVSKGDVIAVMSNDDLRLGVNDLQDAVQRYQSELDVIEMQLAQQQTGQGAGRIPVIKALLESTKQQLAERRKDLEKLTVRAPVGGTVLPAPMKKAQPSPDGRLPAWSGSLLDQINQGAFLEPSDEICRIGDPNQFEALLAVDQSDLDFLDAGQAVQIKLDAYTSDVVRTKIEGDDDISREPMRYSSQGMSMQAGGTLATKTGAAGIPVPLSTTYQVIVPMPNDGLLKYEAGLRGRAKISAQWQSLGTRLRRLLTRTFRFEL; encoded by the coding sequence ATGGTTTCTCTCGCTGACAGTTTAGTCTCTAGTGCATCCCGCCGGCTTCCGCTGCGGATGCGCCCCGACTTGTCGGTGCGGTACCACAAATATCAAGGGAAACCCTATTGGGTGATAAAGGAGCCGGTAGGACTGAAGTACTACCGCTTTCAAGAAGAGGAGTACTCCATCCTTCTGATGATGGATGGCACCTGCAGTTTCGAAGACGTCAAAGAGCGATTCGAGCAGGAGTATGCACCTCAGAAAATTAGCCTCCAAGATCTTCAGCATTTCATTGGAATGTTGCATCGAAGCGGCTTGTTGATTACCGATGCGGAAGGCCAAGGGCCGCAGCTTCGCAAACGTCGAGACGAGACGGGTCGTAAGGAGATGTTTCAAAAGGTCTCCAACGTTCTCGCGATTCGGTTCAAAGGGGTTGATCCAGACAAGTTTTTGAATTGGCTGGCCCCTTATACGAACTGGTTCTTCACCAAATGGGCCGTTATCTTTTTTGTCACCTTGGGAATTGCCGCGCTGCTGCTGGTCGGAAGTCAATTTGAAACGTTCCGCGCTCGACTGCCGGCATTTCACGAATTTTTCGGTCCGCAAAATTGGATCTACCTAGGCTGCACGCTCGCGATCACGAAAGTTTTACACGAGTTTGGGCACGGGTTGTCTTGCAAACGGTTTGGGGGCGAGTGTCACGAGATTGGTGTGATGATCCTTGTCCTCACCCCATGTCTTTACTGCAATGTGTCGGACTCTTGGCTGCTTCCAAGCAAGTGGCATCGAGCCGCGATCGGTGCTGCAGGTATGTACGTTGAAATTGTTCTGGCTACCATTGCGACTTTCGTGTGGTGGTTTAGCTATGAAGAAACAACGATTAATAACATCGCATTAAGCGTGATGTTTATTTGCTCGGTAAGTACCGTGCTCTTCAACGGTAATCCGTTGCTGCGGTTTGACGGATATTACATCATGGCCGACATTGCCGAGATTCCCAATCTGCGGCAAAAGGCCAGTAAGATTCTCCATCGTTTGATGGGTCAATACATGTTGGGAATCGAACAGCAAGAAGATCCGTTCCTGCCCCAGCATAATCGTTGGTTTTTTGCTCTCTACACGCTCGCCGCGGTCGCCTACCGCTGGGTCGTTGTTTTTTCGATTTTCTTGTTTTTGAACAAGGTTTTGGAGCCTTATGGTTTGAAGGTGCTTGGTCAAATGGTTGCGATGGCCGGCTTGTTCGGTTTGGTCGTGCAGCCGACGTGGCAGTTTGGCAAGTTTCTTCATACGCCGGGGAGAATGCACCAGGTGAAAAAGAAAAACGTTTTTATCACCACCGCGATCATCGCTGCTTTCGTAGCTGCCTTTTGTTACGTGCCGCTTCCCTATAGCGTGAAGTGTGCAGTCGAGGTGGCTCCTAAAAATGAACGCAATGTTTATGCTCTCATTCCCGGGATTTTCGAAGAGCTCAATGTGCGGCCGGGCGATGAAGTTTCGAAAGGCGACGTGATTGCCGTCATGTCGAACGATGACTTGAGACTTGGCGTCAATGATCTCCAGGATGCTGTCCAGCGGTATCAGAGCGAACTCGATGTTATCGAGATGCAACTTGCACAACAGCAGACCGGTCAGGGGGCCGGACGGATACCAGTCATCAAAGCGTTGTTGGAATCGACCAAACAACAACTGGCCGAGCGACGTAAGGATCTAGAGAAGTTGACCGTCAGAGCGCCGGTTGGCGGTACCGTTTTGCCAGCGCCCATGAAAAAGGCGCAGCCAAGTCCGGATGGTCGGCTGCCAGCTTGGTCGGGGTCATTGTTGGATCAGATAAATCAAGGAGCTTTTTTGGAACCGAGCGATGAGATCTGTCGCATTGGCGACCCCAATCAGTTCGAAGCACTGTTGGCGGTTGACCAGTCAGATCTGGATTTCCTCGATGCAGGGCAGGCTGTCCAAATCAAACTCGATGCTTACACTTCGGACGTTGTTCGCACCAAGATTGAAGGCGACGACGACATATCTCGGGAACCAATGAGGTACTCTTCCCAAGGCATGTCGATGCAGGCCGGCGGGACGTTGGCTACGAAGACCGGCGCCGCGGGAATCCCAGTGCCGCTTAGTACCACCTACCAGGTGATCGTGCCGATGCCGAATGATGGACTACTGAAATATGAGGCCGGTTTGCGGGGTCGTGCGAAGATTTCCGCCCAATGGCAGTCGTTAGGAACGCGACTGCGACGACTTCTCACAAGGACGTTTCGCTTTGAGCTTTAG
- a CDS encoding PDZ domain-containing protein: MPMFFWFVILVLSLFGSSVANGQPQPDSATDAQISAWVGKLESDNYAARSVATERLIRAGPAAIAPIVSASETGGLETIIRGIYILRQLALNSKDGDVQTTAYAALTQISNRRMTTASRRAASAMAAIDETRQRQAQLKLEQLGATVSIQQIPFAAQRIIAFPTVRFSKGWRGSVEDLKQLRWLTKNSETQPGANWMLSFHGDQVTDAWLTQLATLDNVAMVQFNSTAVTDDGVAQLGDMPDLEFVDLLYTPVTAKSLTHLRSVQKLQRLKIYGTKISAEESEQFKNEFVTVDVDHRQGGFLGIGCEDNPCRVTQVRVNTAAAKAGLQIGDIITHFNDAPVRTMDELTREIAKNSAGDSVKVAYRRGVQTFNSNVTLGRWE, from the coding sequence ATGCCAATGTTTTTTTGGTTTGTCATTCTGGTGCTTAGCCTCTTCGGATCAAGCGTGGCAAACGGACAGCCCCAACCGGATAGTGCCACTGACGCTCAGATCAGTGCTTGGGTAGGCAAATTGGAGTCCGACAACTACGCGGCTCGAAGTGTTGCCACAGAACGTCTGATTCGAGCCGGTCCGGCTGCGATTGCCCCCATCGTCAGCGCGTCCGAAACGGGGGGTCTGGAAACGATCATACGTGGAATCTACATCCTACGACAGCTGGCGTTAAACTCCAAAGACGGCGACGTCCAAACGACAGCCTACGCCGCGTTGACACAAATCTCAAACCGTCGAATGACAACTGCCTCACGACGAGCAGCGTCTGCCATGGCCGCTATTGATGAGACTCGTCAGCGGCAAGCTCAACTGAAACTTGAGCAGTTGGGAGCCACCGTTTCGATACAACAGATACCCTTTGCGGCACAAAGAATCATCGCCTTCCCAACCGTCAGATTCTCGAAGGGTTGGCGGGGATCTGTCGAAGACTTGAAACAACTGCGTTGGCTAACGAAGAATTCCGAGACGCAACCAGGCGCAAACTGGATGCTTTCGTTCCACGGAGACCAAGTCACCGATGCGTGGCTAACGCAACTCGCAACTCTCGACAACGTGGCAATGGTCCAATTTAATTCAACGGCAGTGACGGATGACGGTGTCGCACAATTAGGTGACATGCCAGACTTGGAATTTGTCGACTTGCTATACACACCCGTCACCGCCAAGTCGCTGACGCATCTGCGTTCCGTACAGAAACTGCAGAGACTCAAGATTTACGGTACAAAAATATCTGCAGAAGAATCCGAACAGTTCAAAAACGAATTTGTAACTGTCGACGTAGATCATCGACAAGGTGGTTTCCTGGGCATTGGCTGCGAGGATAACCCTTGCCGAGTGACTCAGGTTCGCGTTAACACCGCAGCGGCAAAGGCGGGGCTGCAGATTGGTGACATTATCACTCACTTCAATGATGCTCCGGTAAGGACGATGGATGAATTGACGCGAGAAATCGCCAAAAATTCGGCCGGCGACTCGGTAAAGGTTGCCTACCGACGCGGCGTTCAAACTTTCAACAGCAATGTCACCTTAGGTCGTTGGGAATAA
- a CDS encoding NAD-dependent epimerase/dehydratase family protein, translated as MTYLVTGGSGLLGNNIVRALLDRGVQVRVMVRKSTDPKPLEGLDVEQAVADLRDGAAISRCVDGVDCVIHAAADIHIGWKNLEQQRRINVEGTRLIAQAARQTGARMVHVSSVDALAAGSRDRLVDENVPIGPKVPCTYVVTKREAETAIVDEQSQGLRATIVNPGFMLGPWDWKPSSGRMILAIAQRWVPIAPVGGMSVCDVRDVANAIIQIPEQEQIGRRYILAGTNITYLDAWRLFAKVTHRPAPMFRMGPLMRWGAGMGGDLATRITGKEGEVNSALIRMSSLFHYYDSTRARQELNYQIRPIEQTVGDAWSWLQEHGRAST; from the coding sequence ATGACTTATCTCGTCACCGGTGGTAGCGGTTTATTGGGCAACAATATCGTTCGAGCTCTTCTCGATCGGGGCGTCCAGGTTCGGGTGATGGTGCGTAAATCGACCGATCCTAAACCATTGGAAGGTCTGGATGTTGAACAAGCGGTTGCCGATTTGCGCGATGGAGCCGCGATCAGCCGCTGTGTCGATGGCGTAGATTGTGTCATTCATGCAGCGGCCGACATTCATATTGGCTGGAAGAACCTTGAACAGCAACGGCGGATCAATGTTGAAGGAACGCGATTGATTGCTCAAGCTGCAAGGCAAACTGGAGCAAGAATGGTCCATGTTTCCAGCGTTGACGCATTGGCTGCCGGAAGCCGTGACAGACTGGTCGATGAAAACGTCCCAATTGGCCCAAAAGTCCCCTGCACCTATGTGGTCACCAAACGCGAAGCCGAAACGGCGATTGTTGATGAGCAGTCCCAAGGCTTACGCGCAACCATTGTAAATCCTGGCTTTATGCTCGGCCCCTGGGATTGGAAACCATCTTCTGGACGAATGATCCTGGCAATCGCCCAACGATGGGTTCCAATAGCACCCGTCGGAGGTATGAGCGTTTGCGACGTCCGCGATGTGGCAAACGCAATCATCCAAATTCCGGAACAAGAGCAAATCGGTCGCCGTTACATTTTGGCCGGCACCAACATCACCTACCTCGATGCGTGGCGACTGTTTGCCAAGGTCACTCACCGCCCTGCCCCAATGTTCCGCATGGGCCCTCTCATGCGTTGGGGGGCCGGAATGGGTGGCGACCTTGCAACTCGAATTACAGGGAAAGAAGGTGAGGTCAACTCCGCGTTAATTCGGATGTCGAGCCTCTTCCATTACTATGACAGCACGAGAGCTCGCCAGGAATTGAATTACCAAATCCGACCGATCGAGCAAACGGTTGGCGACGCTTGGAGCTGGTTACAAGAACACGGACGTGCATCGACCTGA
- a CDS encoding class I SAM-dependent methyltransferase yields the protein MLESTEYSLLDFGAGRKLERFGEQITDRPCPAAVNATLVAKTEWRQASGKYVRITADQGRWQPADGLPPEWALNCGSFRLQLKATPFGHLGVFPEQQSNWDWIARQVRRHGNQPRVLNLFGYTGASSLAAAAAGAQVVHVDAAKNIVQWARQNALLSEMQEAPIRWIVEDAARFVTRELKRGNRYDAVILDPPSYGHGPKSENWKLSRDLMPLLRDCATLTAKSRLFVLLTCHSPGFGPAELSACLEDTFFGRCQSGAISRGLSIRTEDGRKLDAGVAARWPA from the coding sequence ATGTTGGAATCCACCGAGTATAGCTTGTTAGACTTTGGTGCGGGACGCAAGCTTGAACGGTTTGGGGAGCAGATTACTGATCGCCCCTGTCCGGCTGCGGTGAATGCGACGCTTGTCGCCAAAACTGAATGGCGACAAGCGTCTGGCAAGTACGTTCGGATTACCGCGGATCAAGGGCGTTGGCAACCAGCCGATGGTTTGCCCCCCGAGTGGGCATTGAATTGCGGGTCGTTTCGGCTCCAGCTGAAAGCCACTCCGTTTGGTCATTTGGGCGTTTTTCCAGAGCAACAATCCAATTGGGATTGGATTGCCAGGCAGGTCAGGCGACACGGAAACCAGCCTCGCGTTCTCAATCTTTTTGGCTACACAGGAGCCAGCAGCTTGGCAGCTGCCGCCGCCGGAGCTCAAGTGGTTCACGTGGATGCAGCAAAGAATATCGTGCAGTGGGCTCGGCAAAACGCTCTCCTGTCAGAAATGCAAGAGGCGCCGATTCGCTGGATTGTCGAAGATGCTGCCCGTTTTGTTACGAGGGAATTGAAGCGTGGCAACCGTTACGATGCGGTGATCTTGGATCCGCCCTCGTACGGGCACGGTCCGAAATCTGAGAATTGGAAGCTTTCCAGGGATTTAATGCCCCTGTTGAGGGACTGCGCTACTTTAACGGCAAAAAGCCGTTTGTTCGTGCTGCTAACGTGCCATAGCCCGGGCTTTGGTCCCGCTGAGCTTTCTGCCTGTCTGGAGGACACCTTCTTTGGGCGATGTCAATCGGGTGCGATTTCGAGAGGCTTGTCGATTCGAACCGAGGATGGGCGTAAGCTTGATGCAGGTGTGGCCGCGCGTTGGCCCGCTTAA
- a CDS encoding HlyD family efflux transporter periplasmic adaptor subunit: protein MKTTQIVACLVVGLLSTSVQAQSNGLLAKQDPQQIQRCFLGAIHQVSVPATEPGMLMSIEVEAGNPVTAEQPLAQIDDREAVMARTVAKNQYFAAKKQAENQISVEAAQKAFEVAKAELDTAVEANKKVPGTFSTTEVRRLNLTWERSGLQIDLARFELVVAFLDAKAKYSQYEQSEAMIEMRKLKSPIEGLVDKVFLNRGDWVQAGTPVMKVVQMDQLRVHGRVPSRLYSWSDVLNHEVEVTVTLPGGKSEKLRSKISFASNIVEEDGSFRVHADIPNKKMDGGWLMGPGLSASMRLVGK from the coding sequence ATGAAAACTACGCAGATTGTCGCGTGTCTTGTCGTTGGGCTGCTTTCGACTTCGGTGCAAGCACAAAGCAACGGCCTGTTGGCGAAGCAGGATCCGCAGCAAATTCAAAGATGTTTCCTGGGCGCGATTCATCAAGTAAGCGTGCCAGCCACGGAACCTGGCATGTTAATGTCGATCGAGGTCGAAGCAGGGAATCCCGTCACAGCGGAGCAGCCGCTGGCGCAAATTGACGATCGCGAAGCTGTCATGGCACGGACGGTGGCCAAGAATCAATATTTTGCCGCCAAAAAACAGGCTGAAAATCAAATCAGCGTTGAAGCGGCTCAAAAAGCGTTCGAGGTTGCTAAGGCCGAATTGGACACTGCGGTCGAGGCGAATAAGAAGGTGCCGGGTACGTTTAGTACGACGGAAGTTCGACGGCTTAATCTGACTTGGGAGCGTTCTGGACTCCAGATCGACTTGGCTAGGTTCGAACTGGTGGTTGCCTTTTTGGATGCCAAAGCCAAGTATTCTCAGTACGAACAGTCGGAAGCGATGATTGAAATGCGGAAGTTGAAATCGCCGATCGAAGGGCTCGTCGATAAAGTTTTCCTGAATCGGGGCGACTGGGTCCAAGCGGGCACACCTGTGATGAAAGTTGTCCAAATGGACCAGTTGCGAGTCCACGGACGCGTTCCTTCACGGTTGTATTCCTGGTCTGACGTGCTCAACCACGAGGTGGAAGTGACTGTCACCCTGCCGGGCGGAAAATCAGAAAAGCTACGCAGCAAGATTAGTTTTGCCAGCAACATTGTTGAAGAGGATGGTTCTTTTCGAGTTCACGCCGATATCCCCAACAAAAAGATGGACGGCGGTTGGCTGATGGGTCCCGGGCTGAGTGCTTCCATGCGGTTAGTTGGAAAGTAA
- a CDS encoding N-acetyltransferase, translated as MSTYIWSLGLREQRMPNIEIVPVTTGRQRKQFLSLPWKLYADDPHWIPPLRQNQKELVGFSRHPFYSYARSQAFLAYRDGEPCGRVLVIINPAHNERYDEQLGFFGFFESIDEQDVANGLFDAAKAWLAEQDIHTLRGPCNPSLNYEVGSLIDGFDSSPRFMMTYNPAYHARLYENWGLGKVQDLYAFWGHVDMLESLDEKLAFIVQEATRRFDIKLRRMDTKRFDEDVRMFLDIYNKSLGGTWGFVPMSSGEVDHLAKSLKMLIAPEMTSVAEIDGKPVGAVFALLDYNSRIREMNGRLFPFGFLKLLVNKKSIKSIRLISANVLPEFQRWGVGLLLVSRLVPDVMSWGVQDCEFSWVLESNHLSRATLERGGAKLLKTYRIYEYPAPSAPEVGSS; from the coding sequence GTGAGTACATACATCTGGTCACTAGGCTTGAGAGAGCAACGGATGCCAAATATCGAGATTGTTCCAGTTACGACAGGACGTCAACGAAAGCAATTTCTGTCGCTACCGTGGAAACTTTATGCGGACGATCCGCATTGGATTCCGCCTCTGAGGCAAAACCAGAAGGAATTGGTGGGTTTCAGCCGCCACCCCTTTTACAGCTATGCGCGGTCGCAAGCGTTTCTTGCTTATCGAGATGGGGAGCCCTGTGGCCGAGTGTTGGTAATCATCAATCCGGCTCATAACGAACGGTATGATGAGCAGCTTGGTTTCTTCGGGTTTTTCGAGTCGATCGACGAACAAGATGTGGCAAATGGTCTGTTCGATGCGGCGAAAGCATGGCTTGCCGAACAAGATATTCACACATTACGGGGTCCTTGTAATCCATCGCTCAACTACGAAGTGGGTTCGTTGATTGATGGATTTGACAGTTCTCCCCGGTTTATGATGACCTACAACCCTGCCTATCATGCTCGACTCTACGAAAACTGGGGCCTTGGCAAAGTGCAGGATTTGTATGCTTTCTGGGGTCATGTCGATATGTTGGAATCCCTCGACGAGAAGCTCGCTTTTATCGTCCAGGAGGCCACTCGTCGATTCGACATCAAGCTGCGAAGAATGGACACCAAGAGGTTTGACGAGGACGTGCGGATGTTTCTCGATATCTACAACAAGTCGTTGGGTGGAACCTGGGGGTTTGTGCCCATGTCGAGTGGCGAGGTCGATCATTTGGCCAAGTCGCTCAAGATGTTGATCGCGCCTGAGATGACAAGTGTCGCTGAGATCGATGGTAAGCCGGTCGGTGCCGTGTTCGCGTTACTTGATTATAACTCGCGCATTCGGGAAATGAACGGACGGTTGTTTCCATTCGGTTTTCTGAAGCTTTTGGTGAACAAAAAATCCATTAAGAGTATTCGTCTGATCAGCGCAAACGTCTTGCCCGAATTTCAACGTTGGGGCGTTGGTTTATTGTTGGTTTCGCGACTGGTGCCAGACGTGATGAGTTGGGGAGTCCAGGATTGCGAGTTTTCCTGGGTGCTCGAATCGAATCACTTGTCGCGCGCTACGCTCGAGAGAGGTGGCGCCAAGCTTTTGAAGACCTATCGTATTTATGAGTATCCGGCTCCTTCTGCTCCCGAGGTGGGGTCAAGTTGA
- a CDS encoding HlyD family efflux transporter periplasmic adaptor subunit: MSSETSSVDSATIEKTKQQIRGLVQEIAQLSRGDLEPDQYYAEVMHRIVTALAAIGGAVWTINNERQLRLDYQINLNQHLLEPQSEDAQRHVRLLQQVISSGEAKLVPPLSGSGDADSPGNPTNSLLVLAPMKTDDSVEGVLEIFQRPDSQTGSQQGYLRFLIQMSDLVGDYLKSRKLRHFSDRQSMWAKIDHFSKEVHNSLDVRDTAYTIANEGRRLIGCDRVSVTVARGGKQVVEAVSGQDTMDSRSNVVSMLRNLATRVCATGEALWYNGSMQDLPPQVENALEEYVDESHTKSLAVLPLFKTDEFKQKKDDELGAEKTEQYQSDHGDVIGSVIIEQIDSTQSRDVIAPRVDLVCQHSARALGNSIEHNSLFLMPVWRTIGKSRWLVTGRNLPKTLLASAAILILLFVMFMVHKDFRMEARGTLQPQVRRDVFFAGGGEVDAVNVKHGSEVKAGDVLVVLKDNALEQEIFKVQGELYSAQDRRRAIYQQLEREGSNPELMGQAVELDQRIIGYQNQLLILLDKKKKLNVLSPIDGLVTTWDVLDLLDDRPVSVGQVAMQVADPSKTWELEVFLRDDRLGHLLKAQRELGRDDLDVSFVLKSHTNETFEGTLGEVQTTATMSEDHGNSYRLKIKIDKQDMIDRLKQEEPNMGTEVIAKIYCGKRSAGYSLFHELIEWVQVRLFAI, encoded by the coding sequence ATGAGTTCAGAAACAAGCTCCGTCGACTCTGCGACGATCGAAAAGACGAAACAACAAATTCGAGGGTTGGTGCAGGAAATTGCCCAACTGTCTCGTGGTGATCTGGAGCCCGATCAGTATTACGCTGAAGTGATGCACCGGATCGTCACCGCACTGGCTGCCATTGGCGGTGCGGTTTGGACGATCAATAACGAGCGGCAATTGAGGTTGGACTACCAAATCAATCTTAATCAGCATTTGCTCGAACCCCAGTCGGAAGATGCACAGCGACACGTGAGATTGTTGCAGCAGGTGATCTCGTCGGGCGAAGCCAAATTGGTCCCGCCGTTGTCCGGTTCCGGTGATGCGGATTCACCTGGAAACCCAACCAATTCGTTGCTCGTGCTCGCCCCGATGAAAACCGATGATTCGGTCGAAGGCGTACTTGAGATCTTCCAGCGTCCTGATTCGCAAACGGGCAGTCAGCAAGGCTACCTGCGTTTCCTGATTCAGATGAGTGACCTTGTCGGCGATTACCTCAAATCCCGCAAGTTGCGCCACTTTAGTGATCGACAATCAATGTGGGCCAAGATCGATCATTTTTCGAAGGAGGTTCACAACAGCCTGGACGTGCGTGACACGGCTTACACGATTGCCAACGAAGGCCGTCGACTGATTGGATGCGATCGGGTCAGTGTTACGGTAGCCCGTGGTGGGAAGCAGGTTGTGGAGGCCGTGAGTGGCCAAGATACGATGGACAGCCGCTCAAATGTCGTCTCCATGTTGCGTAACTTGGCGACCCGTGTTTGTGCCACCGGTGAAGCACTCTGGTATAACGGCTCAATGCAAGATCTGCCGCCGCAGGTCGAAAACGCACTCGAAGAGTATGTTGACGAATCGCACACCAAAAGCTTAGCGGTGCTGCCGCTCTTTAAGACGGATGAATTTAAACAAAAGAAAGATGATGAGCTGGGGGCTGAAAAAACCGAACAGTATCAATCCGATCATGGCGATGTGATCGGGTCGGTGATCATCGAGCAAATCGATTCAACCCAGTCCCGTGATGTGATTGCACCGCGTGTCGACTTGGTCTGCCAGCATAGTGCTCGTGCGTTGGGAAATTCAATTGAACATAATAGTCTGTTCTTGATGCCGGTTTGGCGGACAATTGGTAAGTCCCGATGGCTGGTGACTGGCAGAAATCTTCCCAAAACTCTGCTGGCATCTGCCGCGATCCTGATTCTATTATTCGTCATGTTTATGGTCCACAAGGACTTCCGAATGGAAGCTCGTGGGACGCTGCAACCCCAAGTTCGTCGCGATGTGTTTTTTGCAGGGGGTGGCGAGGTGGATGCGGTCAATGTCAAGCATGGGTCCGAAGTCAAAGCCGGTGATGTGCTTGTGGTCCTCAAAGATAATGCTTTGGAGCAAGAAATCTTCAAAGTGCAGGGCGAGCTTTATTCGGCGCAGGATCGGCGCCGTGCAATTTATCAACAGCTCGAGCGAGAAGGCAGCAATCCAGAGTTGATGGGGCAGGCTGTCGAACTTGATCAGCGGATTATCGGCTATCAAAACCAATTGTTGATCTTGCTCGACAAGAAAAAGAAACTCAATGTGCTCTCGCCGATTGACGGACTTGTCACCACCTGGGACGTGCTCGACTTGCTCGACGATCGTCCCGTTTCGGTCGGCCAGGTTGCGATGCAGGTCGCCGATCCATCAAAAACATGGGAACTCGAGGTGTTCTTGCGGGATGATCGCCTTGGCCATCTGCTGAAAGCTCAGCGGGAATTAGGCAGGGACGATTTGGATGTGAGTTTCGTCCTCAAGAGTCACACCAACGAAACGTTCGAGGGCACGTTGGGGGAAGTGCAGACGACTGCCACGATGAGCGAAGATCATGGAAATAGTTATCGACTCAAAATCAAAATCGACAAACAAGACATGATCGATCGGCTGAAACAAGAAGAGCCGAATATGGGAACCGAAGTGATCGCAAAGATTTACTGTGGAAAACGCTCCGCGGGCTACAGCCTATTCCACGAATTGATCGAATGGGTGCAGGTCCGGCTCTTCGCGATCTAG
- a CDS encoding DUF3467 domain-containing protein: MADKPQADKAKAEKKEQPQAAAAPAQAPAAQASQQVQLDDSSVSSCYANFCRVTGTPEELIIDFGLNTQPVGIPENPIRINDRIILNHYTAKRLLAALSMSVQRHEAAFGVLETDVRKRVQAPAQGGAAPAKA; the protein is encoded by the coding sequence ATGGCAGACAAACCACAGGCAGATAAGGCGAAGGCTGAAAAGAAGGAACAGCCCCAAGCAGCCGCCGCTCCAGCACAAGCTCCGGCCGCTCAAGCAAGCCAACAAGTTCAGCTCGACGACAGTTCCGTATCCAGTTGTTACGCGAACTTCTGTCGGGTTACCGGCACGCCGGAAGAGTTGATCATCGACTTTGGGTTGAACACTCAGCCCGTGGGTATTCCAGAAAACCCGATTCGAATCAACGATCGCATTATTCTGAACCATTACACGGCAAAGCGACTGCTGGCCGCGCTGAGCATGTCGGTTCAACGACATGAGGCTGCCTTCGGGGTGCTGGAAACAGACGTTCGTAAGCGAGTTCAGGCTCCGGCTCAGGGTGGTGCTGCTCCGGCCAAAGCCTAG